In Streptomyces sp. SLBN-118, the following are encoded in one genomic region:
- a CDS encoding winged helix-turn-helix domain-containing protein yields MRYPEGGGLTAERRAFREGIRLQAGERFAAGEKTAVIAKDLRVSVRSVERWRRAWREGGMEALRSAGPANSPTVTDAQFAVLEEELGKGPSAHGFEDERWTLARVQAVIRRRLRVTLSVATVWRLLKRHGWSWQAPARRGLERDEHAVELWKREVWPGVKGSRRHAEPGSSSRTKPDSR; encoded by the coding sequence GTGAGATATCCGGAGGGTGGGGGCCTGACCGCTGAGCGTCGGGCGTTTCGTGAGGGGATCCGGCTCCAGGCCGGCGAGCGGTTCGCGGCGGGTGAGAAGACCGCGGTGATCGCGAAGGATCTGCGGGTGAGTGTGCGGTCGGTGGAACGCTGGCGTCGTGCCTGGCGCGAGGGCGGCATGGAGGCCCTGCGCTCCGCGGGCCCGGCCAACTCCCCGACTGTCACCGATGCCCAGTTCGCCGTGCTCGAGGAGGAACTCGGCAAGGGCCCGTCGGCGCATGGCTTCGAGGATGAACGCTGGACTCTGGCCCGGGTCCAGGCGGTGATCCGCCGTCGTCTGCGGGTGACTCTGTCGGTGGCGACGGTGTGGCGGCTGCTGAAACGGCACGGCTGGTCCTGGCAGGCACCCGCTCGCAGAGGCTTGGAGCGGGACGAGCACGCGGTGGAGCTGTGGAAGAGGGAGGTGTGGCCCGGGGTAAAAGGCTCGCGGCGGCATGCGGAGCCTGGATCCTCTTCGAGGACGAAGCCGGATTCTCGATGA